The genome window GAAATAATGATGATAACAGAGATAGTAGTATGGGAGTGGCGATGGTGGTAATGGTGACAATAGTAGTGGTGCTGATGACGACGGTGGTGGCGGTGGAATAGTGACAGTGGTGATGGAATGGTGATGGTGGCGATAATGGCGGTAGAATGGTGATGccagtgttttaaaacacaAACTTATTCGGTGAATTAGACCAATTCAACCTTTTGGAGGTCTGGTCGGGTCGAGTTACCTATTGGATCAACCATGCGTTGAACCTGGTGAAACTCGGTATGACCCGACTGAGTTTGCCGTTAAATGGTGACCCACTGACCCATGTTGGGTCATGCCTAAGGGAGCAAATGTGTTGGGTCATGTAGGTCAATTAAGATTgggtataaaattttaattttttttctaataaaactaGGTCATGTGGGTCAATAGTGACCCACTGGTTCAACCATTGACCCAATGACTAAATGCCTTGATCGAGCATCAACGGTTTGAAGTGATCGAAAGCTGATAAGAAAAGGGTTTGGATTGTAACTTTGCCAACTTTTCTTGAAACTTTAACCTTTCTGAACTTTTACTCAAGATTACCTTCCTCTTCAGAAAATCTTGACACAAAGGTTCAAACACTTAGAGAGttcaactttttaagtgattagttaCAACACTCATTATTAAATGTTTGATACGATTATGAGAACCTAATGTCAATGTGCATTTGCTCATTTTTAGAAGATCATTACATAAATAAATGTATCACTTAGTTGTTATGAAAACACAAATTATGTAATGATGATTCAACACTTAGAAAATTTTTGTGTCGACTGCAGTACTTAGAATGTTGTTACTTAGAATGTTGTACTCAGAATGCTACACTCATAAAGACATTGTTcaaaatacaatttgaagttttttGTGCACAAAATCATTTTGATGTCTTTTTCGAAAGTTTTCATACTTTGATGCATATGATTGAACTAGTTTGAAACAAATCTTGTTTTCACAAAGATGATTTAGTTCAGATATGTCATTTAACAAAATAGTTAAGCTTGTTATGAAAACCTTCTTATGTATGCATTATGATATATGTCATTATGATGCTTAGAAAGTTCTTATGCATATGCAGTATATAAGAcaacaaataacataatataaaggggaagagaagaagagattcAACACATaggtttttatattggttcaccccAACCTTGGACTGCATCTAGTCCTCATCCAAACTAATGAGATTTCCACTAACACAACCAACAACATGCTGAAATTTTACAACTGCCAACCACTTGTTGGACTTCACAACATCTCCTTCACTACAACACCACACTTGGTCTTGGCTTAGAAATAACCCGTCTCAACCATAACACTATGAGAGAAACAATCCAATTGTTCTTCACCTCTTTAGGTGGGCTTAACCAAAAAATGGTTTTCTTCACTCTTGAGAAGCTAAACCCACTCAACCATGACACCCACTTGGTCATGGGAGAGACAATACAAGTATTTCTTTAACCTCTTCAGGCTACCCAAGTATTCTTTCACTCTAGCCTCTTCGGGTTGCCATCTTAGAGGTTTTCTCTAAGCTACCTATTCGGGGTGGTCGACAAGTGTATCGatttgcacaagtagtatattAAAACGGTAAGACCAAGTATCGTATTCAcagggaatttgtttcactcagAAATGGTACATTCAGTGTGCAAACATTTGTATACGACTAAAAGCAAGAGAAATATCAAATGGAAATTTTGTGCTAAAATCTAGTTGaatataaactaaatatctAAAGTTTGAGAAGTAAAAATAGTCAcgtaaaaagcgttgggtcgtTCTATTGAATTTTCCTTGAtgttgttatgtatttttctctatctaatgccattctagtgttcttatgctgagaaattacccaaaccaagatccctctattgaatgagcctaactctcttgAAACCTcatccttgatccctcaacaaactcagcctaaaagagttgcattaagtctacaacataatatggactagatagaagcaatgatcacataaaaacaacattaaatatatagtGAAAGAATATTACATCAAGGGTTCAGTAGAACTTCCCAACCAAgaggcttagccttccattacaagaaaTGAACTCTTAATACAAGGAAGAACAGAGTTTAAGTGAAATAAAATGGCTAAGAAGTGTTGATGATGTCTCCTTCAACCTTTAGAACCCTAATCTTCCTCCTCTAACCTAAACTCTCTTGGTGGCTCAATTTTTGTCGCTTCAGCTTCTCCCTTGGCTCTATTTTTCAACTCCTCATTTAGTTTCTGCCAACTTCAGTATTTTAAAGGCTACTTGGACGTTTAAGCTTCTGAAGGCTCACTTAGCGAGAttggctcgctaagcgagagtaaatgaattttggcttagcgatctgggcgcgctaagcgcgagaagagacaacTAACTCGCTGGGGGAGCTGGCGGCACGTTGGGCAAGCACATCTCTGATTGATCCTTTTCTAGGGTTTTCCAACACGCTAAGCGAGTTGTATGCCTCTCTTAGTGGATGTCACTTGCTAAGCGGAtttgcctcgcttagcgagacatcaacTACTTCTCTTCTTTTAGCCTGAAATTGAAGAGGTTTCAACATTAGCTCACAGAATTGGGAGCATCTATtgtataaaatcaaactaaacatgaaaatatctataattcctacaaaatgaaatataaattggAGGTAAAGCGCTAATTTTGTGcaaatattcaatacaaaacttAGTCGTGAATagcgactaacaaactcctccaaatttacagttttgcttgtccttaaGCAAAGAAATAACAATTTACTTTTCCTCAAGTGACAGAAATCACAGTGGTTAACCAAATATGTGTTTGTTCCAAAACATTCAATCACATGAACATAAGTGGCAAGCAATACTTCAACCAACAACCCCCTTCATAAAGACATGCAGAACTTCAAAGATATGAACATGATCATTAAGCAAGACAAATGAAATAAACTAGCAAGCAAGACAGGTATCAAGGAAGTTTCATCAAGCCTAATCCTCATGGTCATTGTTTCTCTcataagcacaagtgtttaaggtaATTCTTCAAATCAACAATCAACACAAGTCTCAACTTTTGTATTTCATCTCATGTCATACAATCACAAACACACGATTTGAATCTGAAGGACTttcttggcttgtaatgaggctaggctacaaacaattcatggtttttctaggatgcaaaacttaggttctaggagagcattcatccttagatcacctcttttccttttattcccAGCTTCTATTGAAATGGCACAATCATATAAGACACTTAGCTTAAGCAACAACACATATAAACTTTGCTTATTCTTAaaactttccttttctctttttttttagcagttgttttttttttttgtttttttactgctTCTTGATACAATTTTCTGTGGATGTTGCTTGTTTTACCACAATCATCATCACCCAATGccttcccccaaatttggaacaaattttgTTTGAACCATAATGCTCTCCTATAACCTAAAGAAAGGTAGATGGAGATTATAATTCAACATGCTTAGGGTTCAACTCAATCCATCAGATTTAAGCTCAAAATGGGTGCAAATGTTTCATCATTCATGAATAGGGTAAGctatttggctaagtggctaattcaatcaatcacaaccttcatcatttccaaatcatgtattcattcAATATTCAAAGATTTAGTTAAAAATCGATACTCGATGCtagtcattctctcacaattaaagtTCACACAACTCACCGGGTTATGGCTAATGATTACCTTCACTATTTACCTgtcaaacaaactaacaatttcTTTCACGCCCCTaattcatgttctttctcttctaattactGCATACTTATTCAAAGCACATGATCTAACATCACAATTCACTCAAGTCATgcaatcaatcaaattcaaaaccaatCACAAACACCATAAATTTAAACCAAAACAAACCACTATGTATATAAATGTAAACTGccctaaaagttatgaaaattgctaaataagtaaataaactaaaactaaaactaaaatttaaaaactgaatctaaaaagcaaaaatataaattaggtCCTGTCTTTAATCATCCTATGCCGGTGTAGGGTCATCATGAGGTGAGGAGGGAGCATGCTGAACTGGCAATGATGTATCCAGAGCTGGAGTGGGCCAGGGATCCCAAGTGCTCTGTGCTGTTGCCATATCTGCAACGTAATCGGCATCTATAGCACCGTCTCCTTCCTCAGTGGCCTCAATTGGTGTGGCAACAGGGGTGTCCTCTGGCATCTCCTCAGCTTCACCCTCGGCCTCTTGCTATGGCTCCTAGGCTGTAGGAGCCTCACCTCCTCCTGAAGAAGAAAGCTGAACTCCTGGCCAGACCACCTGGGCCATAAAGGCCTTCACACTCATAATGGGCCTCTGCTGAGCCTGGTCATGAAAACTCTGCATCACCAGGCATAAGCCATGGTGGAGGCTCTACAACATCAGCACTATCACATATGGTGTCTGCATGGAGGTGTCAGAGGTTGTGGTGGGTGCTGGAGGAGGAACTAGTGCTGGTGCAAGTGTGGGTGTAGGAGCTGGAGCAGTAGGAGCAGAGAAGGAAGGAGCATAAGTGTCAGGTCCCCTAGCCTTAGTCTTGTGGGTCCCCGAAAAGGTGATCATGGGATCATCAgggttccaacaattctttcTAATGTAAGACAAATTAATGGCAGGGCTAAGGGACTCGAAAGTCAGTGAATCTGGAACAACTCCCCGGGCGATGCATAAGGCGGTGATCAAAGCATGGAAGCCGAGCTTGGAGGAGTTGGACTGGGCCATCTGAGATATCTGTCCATAGATGAACGAGCCCACATCCATGTCCATCTTTGTCACCAGACCATAAACTAGCCTCGCCCTATCCATATTAAGATCGGACGTATGAGAGGTGGGGGCAAGGTTGGGGTATGATAGCACACTCCAGGTCTGGGCAAGGGTAGTGAGGTCCTTCCTCAGAAGCTTTCAAGACCTGCCCTCAGCGTTCAGAACAAATCCTCGCCCTAGAATGCAGAGCTTGAATGCAAGCTCCTGCGGGTCCGAATGCGTGTGGCAGAACCTGGAATAAGATGAGTAACACTCTCTATCTCCAAAACCACGAGGGTCTCTAAGAATGCATTCAGCGTCTCCCCGTCAAACTTAATCAGCTTGCCCTGTACTCCAACTTGCCTCGGGGACTTGTCCTCTGGATCAAACaaattagcataaaactccttgACCAGGGCCACATCAATGCGACCATTAGGCTGCCTGGTCAAGGCTTTATGCCACCGCCTCCTCTTGAGTTCCCGGTGGAACTCATCATACTTTGTAACATATAAAGTGAGGTTCCTCTCCGGAAGGATATTCTGGGAGTGAATGTTTTGCTCATAGCGTTCCCAGGCGACCTCTAAGATGAATCTTGTTGTGTCATATGGTTCTTGAGGTCGGGAGGTGGCTGATTTTCTCTTCCTAGAGGCCATCTACATCAAAAGAATCACATCAAAGAAAATTAGACAGGTTTTATTCAAGACtaaaagtagaaaaataaaacagaaaaatggACTGGGCGCTTAGCGAGACCAGCTTGCTTAGCGCGCCTTCAGAAATTAATGTGATACGCTTAGCGCGCAGGGAACGCTTAGTgcgacaacaaaaaaaataaagactctGGCTAAGCGAGACACCCTCGCTTAGCTAACACAACACAATGGCTAAGTGAGCATGGTTCGCTAAGCCTTATTCTCTAACAAAGAGCTAATTGCACTTAGCGAGACTGGCTTAGCAAGCAGGCTTGCTAAGCCTTATTCAAAAACAGAGAAGAAATTATGCTTAGCGAGtatgactcgcttagcgcatgaacaaattttcagaacaactaaattgccttgggcttagcgagactgactcgcttagcccatGCTTATTTGACTTTCAAAGGCTtggtggcttagcgagcgtGGCTCGCTTAGCCACAAATAGGATACCAAAAGCCTCAAAGACTCAGACCTAACTAAACAAACTCGCTCAATGCGGCATgccggcttagcgagttcatacgaACTTAAAAAGTAAAACTTGGAATTTAAATGCTCGCTAAGCCTGAGTGCAATGGCTTAGCAAGTTCATACTGATGAGCATAAATTTAAACAGAAATGATGAACATGCTTAGCGGGACAGGGCCGGCTTAGCCAGTTCATCAGAAAACCCAGAAATTCATCCaaaattgatgaactcgcttagcgagtacaTCAAAATTTCTAGAAAAATTAGGGCTTTGAAGCCTCAATTTCCTAGCCACTTTCAGGCATAGGAAACCTAAGTAAAACCCATCAAATGAACCTACATTATATGCTAAACTAAATCCTTAACAACATACAATCAAAAAACTAAAcaatcaacaacaacatcaatagaaataaaaaatcatagagCAAGCAAAGTTGTCTTCTACCCTAgggttcaaaaacaaaattaacaagaaGGAAATTgatacttacttggattgttgaGGTAAATGAGTAGAGATGAGGGCAAAAGAAGCAGGGAAGCAAAATGCACAGTGCAGGAAATGCCAATGATGAGATAGGGAAGTTATAATTTTTGCACAAAAGTAACTGCCTAAGGCAGTTATGTCTTATTTTTGGCAGTTTCGGctgtctcgcttagcgcgagtGACTTGCTAAGCGAGCACTTAGTGATGTTTGAATTTTCAGAATTTAAAatcatgcgcttagcgagacagactcgcttagcccaatttgaaaattagaaaactcaagaaggttttgggcttagcgcacatgTGTGTGCTTAGCAAGTTCTGCAACTCTGATTGGTCTGCAACTTCCGCTAAGCTGGACAAGGCTGGCTTAGCGAATTAAATTCCTTAAGATGCAGTAGTGGGGTCACGCTTAGCGAGATGGTCTCGCTTAGCGCAATGCCACTCCAGAGAGTTATTTGGGCTTAGCGGGTATGACCCGCTTAGCCCAATTGACATGGGGGTCCAGGCAGAGAGTGATTTGCGCTTAGCAAGATGTTGGGTTGTGCTTAGCAAGcggactcgcttagcccaattccatTAATTGCAATTCCAGAAAAGTTTTTGGGCTCAGTGCAACTATCTCGCTTAGCGTGAAGCATGATTCGCTTAACGCACAGGGCGCGCTGAGCGAGTGGATGACTAAAACATGTTGATTCAGAGAAGCTTTTGCCAACCCCTTATCATACAAAAACATGTTGATGTCTTACTCTAGCAATCACAAACAAGTTGAAACCTAACTATATGCAATGATGTACAGAAAACAATGATTATGAAAACAAGGAACAAGTTGGGTTGCCTTCCAGGAAGCTCTTCTTTAACGTTATTAGCTTGACGCATGTTACCTCTAAGGGTCTTGTGCAATGTTGGCTCTAGCAATCTGAGCCATCTTATTCTCAATTTCGTCCATCTTAGAACACACATTTTGGTTAAGTGAGTGCTTTGCTGcatcaaacaaatcaaatatgACTTTCTGGTCATCTACACCCATTTCAAGATTACCTTTCCCCATATCCACCACACAATTTGCAGTTAACATGAAGGGAAGACCCAAAATCAGTGGGATTTCATCATCCTCTTCAGTGTTCATGATTATGAAATCTGGGGGGAAAGTAAACTGCCGCACTTTAACCAAAACGTCTTCTACCACACCATAAGGCCTTGTAATGGACCGATCTGCCAATTGCAATGTCATTCTTGTTGGCATGATTTCCAGCTCTCCAatccttctgcacatggagagagACATCAAATTAATGTTGGCCCCCAAGTCAATAAGGTCTTTCCCAACTGACACTGCACCAATAGAGCAAGGGATTGTAACATTCCCtggatccttgtatttaggtgGAAGGATTCTCTGGATAACAACACTGTAGTTTCCCTCCACCATATTATTATCACTGTGGATATATTTGCCCTTCTTGGTCAGCAGATCTTTGAGAAACTTGGAGTAGAGTGACATTTGTTGCAAGGCTTCTCCAAAGGGGATAGttatctccaatttcttgaagatatcaaggaaacgaGCAAAGTGTTGTTCCTTGTCTTTCTTGGACGACACCAAAGGGTATGGTGTTTCCTTCCCTGTATATGGgacaaccttcttcttcttttctatgACCAACTCACTCTTTGTCATCTTTTCTtcctcattttctcttttttttcttctttatcctctttatttattttcttctccttaatatgatcttcttctttttcttttcctcctttAGCTACTAACTCTTTCTCATCACTAATCCTCCCTTCATCTTCCACCATGGTTTCCCTCTTGCTTCAAGTTATGACAACCTTGCATTCTTTCTTGGGATTTTTCTCAGTATTGGCCCCAAAACCTCCAGAAGAATTGTCAGCTATCTACTTAGCTAGCTGCCCCACTTGAATCTCGAGGTTCTTTATAGCTAACTCTGTGCTATTGTGGTTGGACATTGAAACTTGCATGAACTAAGCCAAAGTCTCCTCTAGCTTAGTTGTCTTTTCGTACAGGCTAGGCCCTTGATTTTGAGGCCTATTGGATGGTCCTCcttggtctttgttgaattgattCCAGGATGAGACCTTCATCCTTGCCCTTGATTCCGATTAAAATTTGCACCTTGCTGGTAACCTGAAAAAACACCTGCATTGAATCCTTGTCTATTCTAATTCCCCATATAATTCACTTCCTTTGCAACATCATCAAGGGGTATATAGCAACCAGATTCATGCGCTCCTCCATATATACTACAACCTCCAACCTGCATAATTGCTAAATGGGAAGGTTGAGCCGCTTGCAATTGTGTTGGTAGCTTACTAAGTGTATTTGTCAATGATTCTAGCTGCTTGGCTAGCAGCTTGTTCTGTGCCAAAAGTGCATCTTGTGAGGAAAGCTCTAGCAGGCTTCTCTTTGTGGGTACATGAGTTTTATCATGCAAAATAGCATGATCACTAGTAGTCATATTCTCAATAAGTTCCATTGCTTCTTCAGGAGTCTTCAACTTAATTTTTGCTTTAGCAGAAGCATCCAATAACTGCTTGGACTGTGGTCTCAAACCATCAATGAAAATGTTTAGTTGAATCGGCTGGGAGAATCCATGAGTTGGTGTCTTCTGCAGCAAGCTACGGAATCTCTCAAGTGCTTCTTCACTCAGGGATTCATCTGGAAATTGATGAAATGAGGAAATAGTTGTCTTCCCTTCAACTGTCTTTGATTCTGGGAAGTACTTCTTCAGAAATTTCTCTACAACCTCTTCCCAAGTCTTTAAATTGTTTCCCTTGAAAGAATGTAGTCACCTCAGCAAGGTGTGCGTAAGGGTCTTCATTCGGcaaaccatgaaacaaatttccTTGAATCagctggatcaaggaatgaggATATGTGATGTTGTGAGCTTGGACCTCCAGCCACGTGATGCTTGTGAAAAATTGTTGCACGGTGGAGCTAGAATAGTCCTCAAGAGTCACCCTTCGTGGTTGATCTTTAGCCATGATATGTGCTCCAGACGCACCTACTTCGAATTCCCTTAAGTCTGGAAATGCTGAAGATGATTTAGATGATTGAACTTCCTCCAAACTTGGTTGTGTTGTCCTTTCTTGCAATgcttttctccttctctctacgTTGTTTCTCCTGCAAGTATCTTATATCTCCCAATCTAATGGAGCTAAATTCCCTGCTGAAGAGTTACCTCGCATACAAGAAGCACTAACAGAGCAGCAATTAACCAagtcaagagaaaaaaataaatcctaactaactattcacaaaatcaatcaaagaataaagaataagtGTTTACAAACTGAACTATATGATCTAAGTGGAAAGAAATtccccgacaacggcgccaaaaacttgttccgGGTGGTCAACAAGTGTACCGATTCGCATAAGTAGTATAATAAATGGTAAGACCGAGCATCATATCCACAGGGAATTTATTTCACTCAGAAATGGTACATTCAGTGTGCAAACATTTGTATACGACTAAAAGCAAGAGAAATATCAAATGGGAATTTTGTGCTAAAATCTAGTTGaatataaactaaatatctAAAGTTTGAGAAGTAAAAATAGTCAAGTAAAAAGCGTCAGGTCGTTCTACTGAATTTTCCTTGAtgttgttatgtatttttctctatctaatgcCATTCTAGTGTTC of Glycine soja cultivar W05 chromosome 1, ASM419377v2, whole genome shotgun sequence contains these proteins:
- the LOC114372816 gene encoding uncharacterized protein LOC114372816, yielding MTKSELVIEKKKKVVPYTGKETPYPLVSSKKDKEQHFARFLDIFKKLEITIPFGEALQQMSLYSKFLKDLLTKKGKYIHSDNNMVEGNYSVVIQRILPPKYKDPGNVTIPCSIGAVSVGKDLIDLGANINLMSLSMCRRIGELEIMPTRMTLQLADRSITRPYGVVEDVLVKVRQFTFPPDFIIMNTEEDDEIPLILGLPFMLTANCVVDMGKGNLEMGVDDQKVIFDLFDAAKHSLNQNVCSKMDEIENKMAQIARANIAQDP